From a single Williamwhitmania taraxaci genomic region:
- a CDS encoding LEA type 2 family protein, whose translation MKIVRLIVLALLVATFSSCGSLKGIVVSKVDNVQVNSLEGNKVNIDLVAKVENPNNRKIKIKKIDLDAVLGKQQLGKLTLKDKVIIPKMYTGDVPATIVLELKNMLMGGSVLLSGNPEKLAAKIRITGKIRVKVGLFGKNFEFKDQTLGEIATQIKGTN comes from the coding sequence ATGAAAATAGTAAGATTAATTGTTTTGGCTCTTCTGGTTGCAACTTTTTCGTCGTGCGGAAGCCTAAAGGGAATCGTTGTTTCGAAGGTGGATAATGTGCAAGTGAACTCACTGGAAGGAAACAAAGTAAATATTGATCTTGTGGCTAAGGTGGAAAACCCCAACAACAGGAAGATTAAAATTAAGAAGATAGACCTCGATGCCGTGCTTGGGAAGCAGCAGCTGGGTAAGCTTACCCTTAAAGATAAGGTGATCATTCCAAAAATGTATACTGGCGATGTTCCTGCCACCATTGTGTTGGAGCTGAAGAATATGCTTATGGGTGGATCCGTATTACTGTCCGGAAACCCCGAAAAGTTAGCCGCGAAGATTCGCATTACCGGTAAAATCCGGGTGAAAGTTGGGCTCTTCGGTAAGAATTTTGAGTTTAAGGATCAAACCCTCGGCGAGATAGCTACTCAGATTAAGGGAACCAACTAA
- a CDS encoding YebC/PmpR family DNA-binding transcriptional regulator, translated as MSGHSKWSTIKRKKGSADAKRSQMFSRIIKEMMVAVKDGGPDPETNTKLRLCINNAKGANMPKENIQRAITKADQEKTGIQELTFEGYGFSGVAIFVETLTDNNNRTVSFVRSIFTKKGGSLGTNGSLSFLFDRKGVFTIPAANVKSMDDFEMGAIEGGAEEIEVNDDTIEITVAMEDFGRMQKALEAMEIEVENAELRRIPNDLKPVDARTAMKVLRMIDDFEEIDDVVAVYHNMEMTDEIMAEIEAGE; from the coding sequence ATGTCTGGTCATAGTAAGTGGTCTACTATTAAAAGGAAAAAGGGTTCGGCAGATGCCAAGCGTTCGCAAATGTTTTCCCGTATTATTAAGGAGATGATGGTTGCCGTGAAGGATGGTGGGCCCGACCCAGAGACCAATACTAAGCTACGGCTTTGCATCAATAACGCTAAAGGGGCAAACATGCCCAAAGAGAATATTCAGCGCGCCATTACTAAGGCCGACCAAGAAAAAACCGGTATACAAGAGCTTACTTTTGAGGGGTATGGATTTAGCGGAGTTGCCATATTTGTCGAAACGCTCACCGACAACAATAACCGCACTGTTTCTTTTGTTCGTTCCATCTTTACAAAAAAGGGAGGTAGCTTAGGCACTAACGGATCGCTGAGTTTCCTTTTCGACCGTAAGGGCGTATTCACCATTCCGGCTGCCAACGTTAAGAGCATGGACGATTTTGAGATGGGTGCAATTGAGGGCGGTGCCGAGGAGATTGAGGTAAACGATGATACTATTGAGATTACCGTGGCAATGGAAGACTTTGGCCGTATGCAAAAGGCTCTTGAGGCTATGGAGATAGAGGTGGAGAACGCCGAGTTGCGCCGTATTCCCAACGATTTAAAGCCAGTAGATGCTCGAACTGCTATGAAGGTTCTTCGAATGATTGACGATTTTGAGGAGATCGATGATGTTGTTGCCGTTTACCATAACATGGAAATGACTGATGAAATTATGGCGGAAATAGAAGCAGGCGAGTAG